In Streptomyces sp. RFCAC02, the following proteins share a genomic window:
- a CDS encoding SDR family oxidoreductase: MATHLITGAGSGIGAALARRLAERGEDLWLWARDAGRARELEKHFPGARTLVGDLGEPERLSWALGHQSPPDRIDGLVHCAGVAELGPVGDLTPAVWRATLAANLVAPAELTRLLLPQVRAARGHVVFVNSGAGLRANPEWSAYAASKHGLRALADALRGEEAANGVRVTSVYPGRTATPMQEKIHQQEGKAYDPDRWMTADDVATTVLTALDLPRGAEVTDLTVRPTG, translated from the coding sequence ATGGCAACACACCTGATCACCGGGGCGGGCTCCGGAATCGGCGCGGCGCTCGCGCGCCGGCTCGCCGAGCGCGGCGAGGACCTGTGGCTGTGGGCGCGCGACGCGGGGCGCGCGCGGGAGCTGGAGAAGCACTTCCCCGGCGCGCGCACTCTCGTGGGCGACCTCGGCGAGCCGGAGCGCCTTTCCTGGGCGCTCGGCCACCAGTCACCGCCCGACCGCATCGACGGGCTCGTCCACTGCGCCGGCGTCGCGGAGCTGGGTCCCGTCGGCGACCTGACGCCCGCCGTCTGGCGCGCCACCCTCGCCGCGAACCTCGTGGCCCCCGCCGAGCTGACCCGGCTGCTGCTGCCCCAGGTCCGCGCGGCCCGCGGCCACGTCGTCTTCGTCAACTCGGGCGCCGGGCTCCGCGCGAACCCCGAGTGGAGCGCGTACGCGGCGAGCAAGCACGGGCTGCGCGCCCTCGCCGACGCCCTGCGCGGCGAGGAGGCGGCGAACGGCGTGCGCGTCACCTCCGTCTACCCGGGCCGCACCGCGACCCCCATGCAGGAGAAGATCCACCAGCAGGAGGGCAAGGCGTACGACCCGGACCGCTGGATGACGGCGGACGACGTGGCCACCACCGTCCTCACCGCCCTCGACCTGCCGCGCGGCGCCGAGGTCACCGACCTGACGGTCCGCCCCACGGGCTGA